From Leptotrichia wadei, one genomic window encodes:
- the pfkA gene encoding 6-phosphofructokinase, whose product MKKIAILTSGGDSQGMNTAIRAVTKAAINKGMEVYGIKRGYKGMLEDQITPLTLLDVSGIADKGGTILLSARLPEFKDPEVRAKAAANLKKYGIDGLVVIGGDGSFHGAHYLYEEHGIKTIGIPGTIDNDVAGTDYTIGYDTALNIILDAISKLKDTATSHERTYLVEVMGRNCGDLALYSAIAGGASGVMIPENESSIDDLAEVIKKRRAEGKLYDIIVVAEGVGNVVHLKEELSKRVDTSIRVTILGHIQRGGAPTAADRILATRLAVKAVELIEEGKGGLMVGIQSEEVTTHKLSYAWENYSKASAADYVIANMLSL is encoded by the coding sequence TGAAAAAAATCGCAATTTTAACAAGTGGGGGAGACTCACAAGGTATGAATACAGCGATAAGAGCTGTGACAAAGGCTGCCATTAACAAAGGAATGGAAGTTTATGGCATAAAAAGAGGATACAAAGGTATGCTTGAAGATCAAATTACTCCATTAACATTATTGGATGTAAGTGGAATTGCTGATAAAGGAGGAACAATTTTATTATCAGCAAGATTGCCTGAATTTAAAGATCCTGAAGTTAGGGCAAAAGCGGCGGCTAATTTGAAAAAATATGGAATTGACGGATTAGTTGTAATTGGTGGAGATGGATCGTTCCATGGTGCACATTACTTATATGAAGAACATGGAATCAAAACAATCGGAATTCCAGGAACTATTGATAATGATGTAGCCGGAACTGATTACACAATTGGTTATGATACAGCATTAAACATTATATTGGATGCAATTTCAAAATTGAAAGATACGGCAACTTCTCATGAAAGAACATATTTAGTTGAAGTAATGGGAAGAAACTGTGGAGATTTAGCGCTTTATTCTGCAATCGCAGGAGGTGCAAGTGGAGTTATGATTCCAGAAAATGAAAGTTCAATTGATGATTTAGCTGAAGTAATCAAAAAAAGACGTGCTGAAGGTAAGTTGTATGACATAATTGTTGTTGCTGAAGGTGTTGGAAATGTTGTTCATCTTAAAGAGGAATTATCAAAAAGAGTTGACACAAGTATAAGAGTTACAATTTTGGGTCATATTCAAAGAGGTGGAGCTCCAACAGCAGCTGATAGAATTTTAGCTACAAGATTAGCTGTTAAAGCTGTTGAATTAATTGAAGAAGGAAAAGGTGGATTAATGGTTGGAATCCAAAGTGAAGAAGTAACAACTCACAAATTATCTTATGCTTGGGAAAATTATTCAAAAGCATCAGCAGCTGATTATGTAATTGCAAATATGTTATCATTATAA
- the pykF gene encoding pyruvate kinase PykF, with protein sequence MKMTKVVCTIGPKTESVEMLTKLVESGMNVMRLNFSHGDFAEHGQRIKNIREVMKKTGKEIGILLDTKGPEIRTGKLEGGNDVLLETGKKVIMTTDYDFVGNASKFAVSYPGIVDDLKIGSTVLLDDGLVGLKVEAINKEAGEVECVVTNTGELGETKGVNLPDVSVGLPALAAKDIADLKFGCEQGVDFVAASFIRKASDVAEVRKVLDDNGGKNIQIIPKIESQEGVDNFDEILELSDGIMVARGDLGVEVPAEEVPFMQKMMIRKCNKAGKPVITATQMLDSMIRNPRPTRAEAGDVANAILDGTDAVMLSGESAKGKYPVEAVKMMATISKRTDEFKKFKPVETPGTDISVTEAISSGAVSTTQSLDAKLIVCWTKTGRSPKMIRKYGPTVPIIALTDNEQTARQLALVRGVRAYVEKGLDKTDDFFAKAREIAANHEEAKKGDLVVLVTGISKEGTTNTFRVERVGE encoded by the coding sequence ATTAAAATGACTAAAGTTGTTTGTACCATTGGTCCAAAAACTGAAAGTGTTGAAATGTTGACAAAATTAGTAGAAAGCGGAATGAACGTAATGAGATTAAACTTCTCTCATGGTGATTTTGCTGAACACGGACAAAGAATTAAAAATATTAGAGAAGTAATGAAAAAAACAGGTAAAGAAATAGGGATTTTATTAGATACTAAAGGTCCTGAAATCAGAACAGGAAAATTAGAAGGTGGAAACGATGTATTACTAGAAACTGGTAAAAAAGTAATTATGACAACTGATTATGATTTTGTCGGAAATGCTAGTAAATTCGCAGTTTCATATCCTGGAATCGTAGATGACTTAAAAATTGGAAGTACTGTTTTATTAGATGACGGTTTAGTTGGATTAAAAGTTGAAGCTATCAACAAAGAAGCTGGAGAAGTTGAATGTGTTGTTACAAATACTGGAGAATTAGGAGAAACTAAAGGTGTAAACTTGCCAGATGTTTCAGTTGGTTTACCAGCATTAGCTGCAAAAGATATTGCTGACTTGAAATTTGGTTGTGAACAAGGTGTTGACTTTGTAGCAGCTTCATTTATAAGAAAAGCTTCTGACGTTGCTGAAGTAAGAAAAGTGTTAGATGACAACGGTGGAAAAAATATTCAAATTATTCCTAAAATTGAAAGCCAAGAAGGTGTTGACAACTTCGATGAAATCTTGGAATTAAGTGATGGAATCATGGTAGCAAGAGGAGACTTAGGAGTAGAAGTTCCTGCAGAAGAAGTTCCTTTCATGCAAAAAATGATGATCAGAAAATGTAACAAAGCTGGAAAACCAGTTATTACAGCAACTCAAATGTTAGATTCAATGATTAGAAACCCAAGACCTACAAGAGCAGAAGCAGGAGACGTTGCTAACGCTATCTTGGATGGTACAGATGCAGTTATGTTATCAGGAGAATCTGCAAAAGGTAAATATCCAGTAGAAGCTGTTAAAATGATGGCTACTATTTCAAAAAGAACAGATGAATTTAAAAAATTCAAACCAGTTGAAACTCCAGGAACAGATATTTCTGTTACAGAAGCAATTTCAAGTGGTGCAGTAAGTACTACACAATCATTGGATGCTAAATTAATCGTATGTTGGACAAAAACAGGAAGATCTCCTAAGATGATTAGAAAATATGGACCAACTGTACCTATAATCGCATTAACTGACAACGAACAAACTGCTAGACAATTGGCATTAGTAAGAGGAGTTAGAGCTTATGTAGAAAAAGGATTAGATAAAACTGATGACTTTTTCGCAAAAGCAAGAGAAATTGCAGCTAATCACGAAGAAGCTAAAAAAGGTGATTTAGTAGTATTAGTAACTGGAATTTCTAAAGAAGGAACAACTAATACATTCAGAGTAGAAAGAGTTGGAGAATAG
- the recR gene encoding recombination mediator RecR, with protein MKKLDDLIDVFAKLPGIGRKSAARIAFDVLDRSEAEVDRMLEIIKDSHINIKHCKICGNLSENEICEICENEKRDREVICVVEGVRDVIAFEKSETYNGLYHVLGGKIDPLNGVTIEDLNLRNLLDRIDGSVKEVILALNPDLEGETTSLYLTKFLKAKDVKISKIASGIPMGGNIEYTDMATLGRSLEGRINVDDEN; from the coding sequence ATGAAGAAATTAGATGATTTAATTGATGTTTTTGCAAAACTGCCTGGAATTGGGAGAAAAAGTGCGGCGAGAATTGCATTTGACGTGCTTGATAGAAGTGAAGCGGAAGTTGATAGAATGTTGGAAATAATAAAGGATTCACATATAAATATTAAACATTGTAAAATTTGTGGAAATTTATCAGAAAATGAAATTTGTGAAATTTGTGAGAATGAAAAAAGAGACAGGGAAGTAATTTGCGTTGTGGAAGGTGTAAGAGATGTGATTGCATTTGAAAAGTCTGAAACATATAATGGGCTTTATCACGTTTTAGGCGGGAAAATTGATCCGTTAAATGGAGTTACTATTGAAGATTTGAATTTGAGAAATCTGTTGGATAGAATAGATGGAAGTGTTAAGGAAGTTATATTAGCTTTAAATCCTGATTTGGAGGGAGAAACTACAAGTCTTTACTTAACAAAATTTTTAAAGGCGAAAGATGTTAAAATTTCTAAAATTGCTAGTGGTATTCCAATGGGTGGAAATATTGAATATACTGATATGGCAACTCTCGGAAGATCTTTGGAAGGTAGAATTAATGTGGATGATGAAAATTAA
- a CDS encoding PTS transporter subunit EIIC, whose amino-acid sequence MNEKKIAKEIYNILKGKENIVSNAVCMTRLRVKIREDVDLEKLKKIDGVLNVVNSDTLQIILGPGKVNAIGNEFSKLTGIPLGFSNRNAKDIASENKKSNNQKHNGPVQRFLQKVANIFVPLLPGIIAAGLIIGLTNVINTTAKNTYNGIWWFAAIRTAGFVMFSYLAIYVGMNSAKEFGGTAVLGGIIGSIFIVNPALPLILKTEGKSAVILPFTREPFSPGMGGLLTALFMGMIVAYLEKQIRKIIPAMLDTFLTPLLTLIIGVFIALLIIQPLGTCLTNFIYAILDFSYNKLGIFGGYLLAAGFLPLVSVGLHQALTPIHVMLNNPEGPTKGINYLLPILMMAGGGQVGAGIAIYVKTKSQRLKNMVRDSIPVGILGIGEPLMYAVTLPLGKPFVTACLGSGFGGILAVLFHLGTISQGVSGLFGLFIVVPGTWIYFIISMLGAYLGGFILTYFFGIDENKIKEMYSE is encoded by the coding sequence ATGAACGAGAAAAAAATAGCAAAAGAAATTTATAATATTTTAAAAGGTAAAGAAAATATTGTTTCAAATGCAGTTTGTATGACAAGATTGAGAGTTAAAATTCGTGAAGATGTGGATTTGGAAAAACTAAAAAAAATTGACGGAGTTTTAAATGTGGTAAATTCTGACACTTTACAGATTATTTTAGGGCCAGGGAAAGTAAATGCAATAGGAAATGAATTTTCAAAACTTACAGGAATTCCATTGGGATTTTCAAATAGAAATGCCAAAGATATAGCAAGTGAGAATAAAAAGTCTAATAATCAAAAACATAATGGACCTGTCCAGAGATTTCTCCAAAAAGTTGCAAACATATTTGTCCCCCTACTGCCTGGAATAATTGCAGCAGGCCTAATAATAGGACTTACAAATGTTATAAATACTACGGCAAAAAATACCTATAATGGAATATGGTGGTTTGCAGCCATAAGAACTGCCGGATTTGTAATGTTCAGCTATCTTGCGATTTATGTAGGAATGAATTCTGCAAAGGAATTTGGCGGAACAGCAGTTCTTGGTGGAATTATAGGATCAATATTTATCGTAAATCCAGCATTGCCATTAATTTTAAAAACTGAAGGAAAAAGTGCAGTTATACTCCCTTTTACTAGAGAACCTTTTTCACCAGGAATGGGAGGACTGCTTACAGCACTATTTATGGGAATGATTGTTGCATATCTAGAAAAGCAGATAAGAAAGATAATTCCAGCAATGCTTGATACTTTTCTTACTCCGCTTTTAACATTAATAATTGGAGTTTTTATCGCTCTATTAATAATTCAGCCTTTGGGAACTTGCCTAACAAACTTTATATACGCCATTCTTGATTTTTCCTACAATAAATTGGGAATATTCGGCGGCTATCTCCTGGCAGCAGGATTTTTACCTCTCGTTTCTGTCGGGCTGCATCAAGCTCTAACTCCAATCCACGTAATGTTAAACAATCCAGAAGGCCCTACAAAAGGAATTAATTATTTATTACCAATTCTTATGATGGCAGGCGGAGGTCAAGTTGGAGCTGGAATTGCAATTTATGTAAAAACTAAAAGCCAAAGACTTAAAAATATGGTCAGGGATTCTATTCCTGTTGGGATACTTGGAATTGGTGAGCCGTTGATGTATGCCGTAACTTTGCCACTGGGAAAACCTTTTGTCACAGCTTGCCTAGGTTCTGGATTTGGTGGAATTTTAGCCGTTTTATTTCATTTAGGGACAATTTCACAAGGTGTTTCAGGGCTATTTGGACTTTTCATAGTAGTTCCAGGAACTTGGATTTACTTTATAATTTCAATGCTTGGAGCATACTTAGGAGGTTTTATTTTAACTTATTTTTTCGGAATTGATGAAAATAAAATAAAAGAAATGTACAGTGAATAA
- a CDS encoding DUF871 domain-containing protein — MRKLGISIYPEKTTEEKLINYIDRAYNAGFSRIFSCLLSSAQNKGIEDKEIILKKFKKINHYAKEKGFEIILDVNPKVFKDLGISYDDLAFFKEMGADGIRLDVGFTGLQESIMTFNRENLKIEINMSNDTHYIDTIMDYCPNKNNLIGCHNFYPHIYTGLGLEFFRKCTENFTKYGLRTAAFITSQAKNSFGPWPVTQGLPTLEMHRNLPLIVQFKHFVALETIDDIIISNCYPTDEELNEFKKVRKDMVSFSIELEKDIPETEKQIIFDEFHFNRGDISENLIRSTNSRVKYKEHNFKVFNTPEIIKKGDVIIESSEYGHYAGELLIAKTDMKNTGKSNVVGKISENEIFLIDYIKPWQKFSFVKK, encoded by the coding sequence ATGAGAAAATTAGGAATTTCAATTTATCCTGAAAAGACAACTGAAGAAAAATTAATAAATTATATTGACAGGGCTTATAATGCCGGTTTTAGCCGCATATTCAGCTGTCTGCTCTCTTCTGCCCAAAATAAAGGAATTGAAGATAAGGAAATAATTTTGAAAAAATTTAAAAAAATAAATCATTATGCTAAGGAAAAGGGATTTGAAATTATTCTAGATGTAAATCCGAAAGTTTTTAAAGATTTGGGAATTAGTTATGATGACTTGGCATTTTTTAAGGAAATGGGAGCTGATGGAATTAGGCTTGATGTTGGATTTACTGGACTGCAGGAAAGTATTATGACATTTAACAGGGAAAATTTAAAAATTGAGATAAATATGAGTAACGATACTCATTATATTGACACAATTATGGATTACTGCCCTAATAAAAATAATTTAATCGGATGTCATAATTTTTATCCTCATATTTATACAGGATTAGGTTTAGAATTTTTTAGAAAATGTACAGAAAATTTTACAAAATATGGATTACGAACTGCAGCATTTATAACTTCTCAAGCTAAAAACAGTTTTGGGCCTTGGCCAGTGACTCAAGGCTTACCAACTTTAGAAATGCATCGTAATTTGCCGCTAATAGTTCAGTTTAAACATTTTGTCGCATTGGAAACAATTGATGATATTATTATTTCAAACTGCTATCCGACAGATGAAGAATTAAATGAATTTAAAAAAGTTCGTAAAGATATGGTAAGTTTTTCAATTGAATTGGAAAAAGATATTCCAGAAACAGAAAAGCAAATAATTTTTGATGAATTTCACTTTAATAGAGGCGATATTTCTGAAAATTTGATTCGTTCTACAAATAGCCGTGTAAAATATAAAGAACATAATTTTAAAGTTTTTAATACTCCTGAAATAATAAAAAAGGGAGATGTAATTATTGAAAGCAGTGAATACGGACATTATGCAGGCGAACTTTTAATTGCTAAAACAGATATGAAAAATACTGGAAAATCAAATGTTGTTGGAAAAATAAGTGAAAATGAAATATTTCTAATTGATTATATCAAGCCTTGGCAAAAATTTTCTTTTGTAAAAAAATAA
- a CDS encoding PTS sugar transporter subunit IIC: protein MAVLEQLSIKMAKISEQRHLRAIRDGIVSTLPLIIIGSIFLILAFPPFPKEWGISILAKKYAVQMLLPYRMTMFIMGLYAVMGIGYSLAKSYKLDGITGAILSVCAFLLTIMPKMINPIEVINQTVGGKAIQIIVEEGTKGSQIIQEDIGYALQMSRLGSAGLFVGIIAAIFAVEVYRLTTTTGFRIKMPEAVPESVARSFEALTPAAIIIFTLTILTYWLKIDLHEIIGSIIKPILKFSDSWFSVIIIVFMITFFWSFGIHGDSIVGSIVRPLWLMLLEQNATALANGQHIPHIAAEPLYQWFIWIGGSGTTIGFAILLLLKSKSAYGKTLGKAAILPSIFNINEPIIFGAPIVLNPTLLPPFIIVPIVNASITYFAMATGLVNRVTSTPPWTLPGPIGAFLATNGDYRAVILSILLIIISIVIYYPFFTAYEKKLLAEEQAETQE, encoded by the coding sequence ATGGCAGTTTTAGAACAACTTTCAATAAAAATGGCAAAAATATCTGAACAAAGACATTTAAGGGCAATACGTGACGGTATAGTTTCCACATTGCCGCTAATTATTATTGGATCAATATTTTTAATTTTAGCGTTCCCGCCATTTCCAAAAGAATGGGGAATTTCAATTTTAGCAAAAAAATATGCAGTGCAAATGCTGCTTCCCTACAGAATGACAATGTTCATAATGGGACTTTATGCAGTTATGGGAATCGGTTACAGCCTTGCAAAATCTTATAAATTAGATGGTATTACAGGTGCGATTTTATCAGTTTGCGCATTTTTACTTACTATTATGCCTAAAATGATAAATCCGATTGAGGTAATAAATCAGACTGTCGGGGGAAAAGCCATACAAATTATTGTTGAGGAAGGAACAAAAGGTTCTCAGATTATTCAGGAGGATATTGGGTATGCCCTGCAAATGTCAAGATTAGGATCTGCAGGTTTATTTGTAGGAATAATTGCGGCAATATTTGCAGTTGAAGTGTATCGACTGACAACCACAACTGGATTTAGGATAAAAATGCCTGAAGCTGTGCCAGAATCAGTTGCACGTTCATTTGAAGCATTGACTCCAGCGGCAATAATTATTTTTACATTGACAATTTTAACTTATTGGCTAAAAATTGATCTGCACGAAATAATCGGTTCAATCATAAAACCAATTTTAAAATTCAGTGATTCATGGTTTTCTGTAATAATCATAGTATTTATGATTACATTTTTCTGGAGCTTTGGAATTCACGGTGATTCAATAGTCGGCTCAATTGTACGTCCACTCTGGCTTATGCTTCTTGAACAAAATGCAACAGCTTTGGCAAACGGACAGCATATTCCGCACATTGCAGCAGAACCTTTATACCAATGGTTTATCTGGATTGGCGGTTCAGGAACAACGATAGGATTTGCAATATTATTATTGCTAAAATCAAAATCAGCTTACGGAAAAACTTTAGGAAAAGCGGCAATTCTTCCTTCAATATTTAATATAAACGAACCAATTATTTTTGGAGCTCCAATCGTATTAAATCCTACGTTATTGCCACCTTTCATAATTGTTCCAATAGTCAATGCCTCAATCACTTATTTTGCAATGGCAACAGGCTTAGTAAACCGTGTAACTTCAACGCCGCCTTGGACTTTACCTGGACCAATAGGAGCATTTTTAGCAACAAATGGAGATTACAGAGCAGTAATTTTAAGTATACTTTTAATTATAATTTCTATTGTAATCTACTATCCATTCTTTACAGCCTATGAAAAAAAATTATTAGCGGAAGAACAGGCTGAAACACAAGAATAA
- a CDS encoding PTS sugar transporter subunit IIB, with product MKVLFVCSLGMSSAVAVKALEKEAKSKGVEIEVKAVSTQQFEDEVKNGYDVAMVAPQIRHRFDTLSAQAKEAQVPCAMITPQGYSPLGGPKLLKQIQELLSN from the coding sequence ATGAAAGTATTATTTGTATGTTCGCTAGGAATGTCAAGCGCAGTGGCGGTAAAGGCACTGGAAAAGGAGGCAAAATCAAAAGGTGTAGAAATTGAAGTGAAGGCTGTAAGTACACAGCAATTTGAAGATGAAGTGAAAAATGGATATGACGTAGCAATGGTTGCGCCTCAAATAAGACACAGATTTGATACATTAAGTGCACAAGCAAAGGAAGCCCAAGTACCTTGCGCAATGATTACGCCACAAGGATATAGCCCACTTGGAGGCCCTAAATTATTAAAGCAGATTCAGGAATTGTTATCTAATTAA
- a CDS encoding PTS lactose/cellobiose transporter subunit IIA, with translation MKKKDGIKIVTIGGGSSYTPELIEGFIKRIKELPVKEIWLVDIEEGKEKLEIVGNLAKRMVEKAGIDCKVYLTLDRREAIKDADFVTTQFRVGLLDARIKDERIPFENGLLGQETNGAGGMFKAFRTIPVILDIVKDIKELAPEAWLINFTNPAGIVTEAVLNYGNFEKVVGLCNIPVHTQMDCASLYEKDISEFKFQFAGLNHFVWYRVWDKKGNELTADLWDKRQDKENLGVKNIVSINYDYDQIKNLGMLPCDYHRYYYLQDEMLKEGLKSYRENGTRGEIVKKVEAELFELYKDVNLKEKPKQLEKRGGAYYSDAACELISAIYNDKGIIMAVNTRNKGAIADLPYNSAVEISSYITASGPKPITFGKFPNAGQRGYIQLMKAMEELTVEAAVTGNYYTALQAFTTNPLIPGTTIGRKVLNELLDAHKKYLPQFKDYYENREKYQKGGKYKIMDKEQMELVVFEIVNSAGMAKGLAYEALGEAEKGNFKKAENLLKEADEALLSAHNIQTDIIQAEVNGEGITPSVLFVHSQDHLMTAIEAKTLIEGMIKMYKRIDKLEKK, from the coding sequence ATGAAAAAAAAGGATGGAATCAAAATTGTTACAATTGGGGGCGGATCCAGCTATACTCCTGAATTGATAGAAGGTTTTATTAAGAGAATAAAAGAACTTCCTGTTAAAGAAATTTGGCTGGTTGATATTGAGGAAGGGAAGGAAAAACTGGAAATTGTTGGAAATTTAGCTAAAAGAATGGTGGAAAAGGCTGGTATTGACTGCAAGGTTTATTTGACGCTGGATAGAAGGGAAGCTATAAAAGATGCGGACTTCGTAACTACTCAATTTCGTGTGGGACTTCTTGATGCGAGAATCAAGGATGAAAGAATACCATTTGAAAATGGACTTCTAGGACAGGAAACGAATGGAGCTGGAGGAATGTTTAAGGCATTTAGGACAATTCCTGTGATACTTGATATTGTGAAGGACATAAAGGAACTTGCTCCAGAGGCTTGGCTTATAAACTTTACAAATCCTGCTGGAATCGTGACAGAAGCTGTCCTAAATTATGGAAACTTTGAAAAAGTTGTTGGACTTTGCAATATTCCAGTACATACTCAGATGGATTGTGCAAGCCTTTATGAAAAAGACATTAGCGAGTTTAAGTTTCAATTTGCAGGGTTAAATCACTTTGTCTGGTATAGAGTTTGGGATAAGAAAGGAAATGAACTTACGGCAGATTTATGGGATAAAAGACAGGATAAGGAAAATCTTGGTGTAAAAAATATTGTAAGCATAAATTATGATTATGATCAGATAAAAAATCTAGGAATGCTGCCTTGCGATTACCATCGTTATTATTATTTGCAGGATGAAATGTTAAAGGAAGGATTGAAATCCTATAGGGAAAATGGAACTAGAGGAGAAATTGTAAAAAAAGTTGAAGCTGAATTGTTTGAACTTTATAAAGATGTTAATTTGAAGGAAAAGCCTAAACAGCTGGAAAAAAGAGGAGGAGCTTATTATTCTGATGCAGCTTGTGAACTTATCAGCGCAATTTATAACGATAAAGGCATAATAATGGCTGTAAATACTAGAAATAAAGGAGCTATTGCAGATTTACCGTATAATTCGGCAGTTGAAATTTCATCATACATTACAGCAAGCGGGCCTAAGCCAATAACCTTTGGTAAATTTCCAAATGCTGGACAAAGAGGGTATATTCAATTGATGAAGGCAATGGAGGAATTGACTGTGGAAGCGGCTGTTACTGGAAATTATTATACTGCATTACAGGCATTTACTACAAATCCGTTAATTCCTGGAACTACAATTGGAAGAAAGGTTTTGAATGAACTTCTGGATGCACACAAAAAATATTTACCACAGTTTAAGGATTATTATGAAAATAGAGAAAAATATCAAAAGGGAGGAAAATACAAAATTATGGATAAGGAACAAATGGAATTAGTTGTATTTGAAATTGTAAACAGTGCTGGAATGGCAAAAGGACTGGCTTATGAGGCATTGGGTGAAGCGGAAAAGGGAAACTTTAAAAAGGCGGAAAATTTATTAAAAGAAGCGGATGAGGCGCTGCTGTCGGCTCATAATATTCAAACCGACATAATTCAGGCAGAAGTAAATGGAGAAGGAATTACACCTTCAGTTTTGTTTGTTCACTCGCAGGATCATTTAATGACAGCGATTGAAGCTAAAACATTAATTGAAGGAATGATAAAAATGTATAAAAGAATTGATAAACTTGAAAAAAAATAA
- the murQ gene encoding N-acetylmuramic acid 6-phosphate etherase — MMIELEKLSTEENNPNSKDIELQDSLEIVRRINEEDKKVAFCVEKELGSISRLIDAILSRYEKETRIIYIGAGTSGRLGILDASECPPTYGVSFEKVQGIIAGGNEAIFKAKENAEDKPELGKQDLLNINLTENDVVIGLAASGRTPYVLGAIEYANSIGAITGSITCSKSSDLSKVSQYPIEVPVGAEIITGSTRMKAGTAQKMILNMISTTIMIKLGKVFSGYMVDVKTSNQKLIERAKRIIMKTANCDYEKASDALKKAGNDVKTAIVMILLDIDKNMAMEKLNQCDENVAKIIHENLK; from the coding sequence ATGATGATCGAGCTGGAAAAATTGTCTACTGAAGAAAATAATCCAAACAGCAAGGATATTGAATTGCAGGATAGCCTTGAAATTGTAAGAAGAATAAATGAGGAAGACAAGAAAGTGGCATTTTGCGTGGAAAAGGAACTGGGCAGTATTTCACGGCTGATAGATGCTATTTTGTCAAGATATGAAAAAGAAACAAGAATTATATATATTGGCGCAGGAACATCAGGAAGACTTGGAATTCTTGATGCTTCGGAATGTCCTCCTACTTACGGAGTTTCCTTTGAGAAGGTTCAAGGAATAATTGCCGGTGGAAATGAGGCGATATTTAAGGCTAAGGAAAATGCTGAAGATAAGCCAGAACTGGGAAAACAGGATTTGTTAAATATTAATCTTACAGAAAATGATGTGGTTATAGGACTTGCCGCTTCTGGCAGAACTCCCTATGTTTTAGGGGCAATTGAATATGCAAACAGCATTGGCGCAATTACAGGAAGCATTACTTGCTCTAAAAGCTCTGATTTGTCGAAAGTTAGCCAATATCCAATAGAAGTTCCTGTTGGAGCAGAAATTATTACAGGTTCTACTAGAATGAAGGCTGGAACAGCACAAAAAATGATACTTAATATGATTTCTACAACGATTATGATAAAGCTGGGAAAAGTATTTTCTGGATATATGGTGGATGTTAAAACTTCCAATCAGAAATTAATTGAGCGGGCAAAAAGAATAATAATGAAAACCGCAAACTGTGATTATGAAAAGGCAAGCGATGCTTTGAAAAAAGCTGGGAATGATGTGAAAACTGCTATTGTTATGATACTTTTGGATATTGATAAAAATATGGCAATGGAAAAATTGAATCAATGTGATGAAAATGTAGCAAAAATAATACATGAAAACTTGAAATAA